CAATGAAAAAAGAACAAAACGCAAAGGAACTAATTTTTTCAGCTACATAGTCTTCTTGTAGTTTAGCTGCTTTCGCAAGTAAGGTTTTATGGATTCTTTCATGTTCTTTTACATCTGGATATCCGATTTCCTCCAATATTTGTTCTTCGCTTTCAAAATGCTTTACAATTTCTCCGACTAAATTAACCATTAGCGAAATTATCATTTTCCGATCCGGCTCCGGCTGCAAAGCATAATAAAAGTACTCGCTGGCCAAATTCACAAGAGCTTTATGTTGGCTATCGATTGTCGCTTCACCGCTATTCCATTCATCTCTCCATTCCACGTTCATTGACGCAACAGGAGCTAGCTTAGGGATATAGCAGACAACTCTATTTCTTCCTAATTTTTTAGCTCGATACAGCATTTCATCGGTTCGTTTATACCAAGATAAAAAATCTTCTTCTGCCTTTTTTTCGCTAACTCCCAGACTTGCGGTAACGTGACCGGCTATCGGATGCCTGGCGGTGTCCATAGCCACTCGGATTTTTTCCGCGGCACTTTCGGCTTCAATAATATTAGTGTGAGGCATTAAAACAAGGAATTCTTCTCCTCCAATGCGGAAAAAATGATCCGCGCTTCGAATAACCTTCTTAACCGTTTGCGCTGTTTGAATTAAAACCTCGTCTCCAATTGGGTGCCCCCATGTGTCATTTACTTTCTTAAAGTGATCAAGATCAAATAAAATCATGGCTAAGGATTCCTCATAACGTTCCGCATGAGCAATCAATTTTACCACTTCTTGTTCAAGCATTTGTCGGTTATATAGCCCAGTTAAGCAGTCTTGCGTCGCTAGTTTTTCATTCTGCGCTTTTAGCTCCTGCGTTTCTTTTAGGCTTGTATACAGCATTTTCACACCTTGCGTCAACAAGCCGATTTCATCTTTCCGCTTCAATTCTTCTTCTAACGGAATAACCGGTCTGCCATCTACAATGCTTTTTAACGCCCCGATAATTCGTTCTAAGGGGGCAAATAAACGCACTCGAAAATATACCAATGTAAAAAGAGCAAATCCCACTGCCAGGAAAAATTGCAGCGTCGCCCGCTCTAGTTGTTCTTCCGCTCTACTTTCTAAAGCGTCAACCGATCGAGCCGTTTCGCGGTTCACTTCGCGGATTAATTCAAAAATAGAATCAAAGGCTTTTACCGATAAATCAGCCAAACGGGCTGCATCAGAGCTTGTTGCGCTCCCATTCATTGTTTTTTGCAATACTTCATTTTGAAAAGGTCTATAGGTTTTATAATAATCATTGTACACTCTGTCTTTCTTTTCGGTCAGTTCCGCACGATTGATGTCAAAGACACTTTTTTCAATACCACTCCAAATGTAATCGGCTTTTGAACGATATTCAATAAAGTTCTCATATTCGCTTGGAGATAACTTCTTGCCTTGATTGACCACGGAAGTTAGTGTGCTCGCACTAGAACCGCTAAAAAGACGAAACTCAACACAATCAAGCTGAAAATGGTGATAAAAGTCAAAAAAACCGATTTCACTTGTTGGTTTTTCCAGTTCTTCAATGACTTGTTTTATGTGAAAAATGATCAAAGTCGACTCATTAAACCAGGTAGTCCGAAACGAAATGTCTCGATCCGCTAAATTTAGCGAAGCTTGCACATCTGCATTCGATCGTAATTGCTTCAATTGATTATGCTTTTTTTTTAAGTTTTCCGCTTCTTCGGGGTTAAGAGAAGCAAGTCGATTAATTCCATCACTCAAAGAAGTATCAACCTGCCTTCTTCGCTCGGTAATGAAAATACGATTTGCTTCGCTAAGCGGCGTTTTTGACGTTAGCACAACATTAGTTCGTCCACGTTCAAAAGCAAGCGCTTCTAGCGTAGAAAACAGAAACATACTGCACTCGTTAATAGTCTCAATTTCTTTTGCTTTTTCCTTCTTCTCTATGACATCCACAAGCATAAAGGCGGAAGTAGAAATCAAGATCACGTTCACTAATAAAATACAGATTAGCAGTCTTCTTTGCAAAGAACCTCCAATAATAGCAACCACCTTCTTAACGAATTTTATAAGTTTCTATTTCTCTCATTGTTAACTGAACTCCTTTTTCGTAAAGAATATTACGAAAATACTCTTTGCGTACCCTCCCTCTACTCTTGTCAAAACTCATACCCCGTAACCCTCATTCGTACCCTCTCATGACTCCGGTTCTCTTGTTCAATCCCGTCTTCCCTCGCACCCCTCTTGGTATGAATTGGTTTTCATGCTAAAATGGAGGGACCGACAAATAGCAAGTAGTTGCTGATTTATATACATGGAGGTACATTAACTATGACACAAGCATTGGCCGCGGAGAGCAAACGGCGACGCACGTTCGCCATCATCTCTCACCCGGATGCCGGTAAAACAACCTTAACGGAAAAACTCCTCTTATACGGAGGCGCTATTCACTTGGCCGGTTCGGTCAAATCCCGCAAGGCGCAGCGCCACGCCGTATCGGACTGGATGGAGATCGAAAAGCAGCGCGGAATTTCCGTTACCTCCAGCGTTATGCAGTTCGACTATGACGGTTTCCGCATTAATATCCTCGACACCCCTGGTCACCAAGATTTCAGCGAAGATACCTACCGTACGCTGATGGCCGTAGACAGCGCCGTCATGCTCATCGACGTAGCTAAGGGCGTAGAGCCCCAAACAATCAAGCTCTTCAAGGTCTGCCGTCAGAGGGGCATTCCCATCTTTACCTTCGTCAACAAGCTGGACCGCCATGGCAAGCATCCGATGGATTTAATGGAAGAAATCGAAAAGGTGCTGGGTATCCAAAGCTATCCCATGAACTGGCCCATCGGCATTGAAGGCGACTACAAAGGCGTCTACAACCGGCGCGAGCGTCAGATTGAACTGTTCCAGGAAGACGGCACTCATGGTCAATGGGCGCTGCCGTCCAGCAAAGGCAGTGTTGACGACCCGGCTTTTACCGAAGTCATTGGCGAAGAAACGCATCGCACGCTTTGCGAGGAAATTGAGCTTTTAGACACCGCCGGCGAAGCCTTCGACATGGAACGCGTCCAAAAAGGCGAGCTGACTCCTATCTTTTTCGGCAGCGCCATGAGCAATTTCGGCGTGCAGCCGTTTCTAGAAGAATTCCTGCGCCTAGCTCCCGAGCCTGCTCCGCGTCGTTCTTCCGACGGCGTCGTACAGCCTACGGAAGAAGAGTTTTCCGCTTTCGTTTTCAAAATCCAGGCCAACATGAATCCCGCCCACCGGGATCGTCTGGCCTTTATCCGCATTGTTTCGGGTCATTTCGGCCGAGGCATGACGGTGAACCACTCCCGCAGCGGCAAACCGGTCAAGCTCTCGCAGCCGCAGCAATTTTTGGCGCAGGACCGCACCATTATTGAAGAAGCATGGCCTGGCGACATTGTAGGCCTCTTTGACCCGGGAGTTTTTGGCATTGGCGATACCCTTTCGGTCAACCGCAGCAGCGACTTCGCCTTTGCGGACTTTCCGATTTTCCCGCCGGAGCGCTTTTGCCGCGTCCAACCCAAGGACACGATGAAACGCAAGCAATTTTTAAAAGGCATTACCCAGCTCACCCAAGAGGGCGCTGTACAGCTGTTCCAACAAGACGACGCCCTAGCGGAAAGCTATGTCGTCGGCGCTGTCGGCCAGCTGCAGTTTGAAGTGCTGGAATACCGCCTTAAAAACGAATACGGCTGTACTATTTTAATGCAGCCGCTGCCTTACGAGCACGCCCGCTGGCTCGATGCCGGCAGCCAAGATGTGACCACCTTCAAAGGCATTGACCGCGCTATGATCGTGCGCGATGCCAAAGACCGCAAAGTGGCGCTGTTCCAAAGCGACTGGGCTCTGCGCTGGTCTGAAGACAACAATCCGAAAATCGGCTTTTTGCTTTCGCCGCCAGAGCTGTAGGCCATGAACATCAATCGACGCAAAGAAATCCTCAACCTGCTCCTGCAGCACGGCTCTGTCAAGGTTTCCGTCCTGGCGGAACGCTTTGCCGTCAACGACGTCACCATTCGCCGGGATCTTAAATATCTAGCGGAAAAGCACGGCGTCACCCTCACCTACGGAGGCGCTTTTATCGACACGCCCTCCAGCACCTACCCCATTGCCGAGCTGACCCTTGCAGCCAAAAGGCGGCAGCAGTACGAAGAAAAGCAAGTCATCGCCCGCAAGGCGGCGGCGCTCATCGAAAACGGCGATACCATCGCCCTGAACGCAGGCAGTACGGTGGAATACGTCCTAGATTACCTGCCTTCGGCGGTGCAACGCCTCAACGTACTGACCCTCTCTTTGGGCGTTGCCGTTAAGGCTAGTTCCCTGCCGCAGGCCACGTTATTTCTGCCTGGCGGCAAAGTCCGTCCGGAATCTACGGAGATGTGCGGCAGTGAAACCGAACGGTTTTTGCGCCAGTTCAATGTGGACAAGGTGTTCTTCGGCGCGGCGGCGGTCCACCTCAAACGCGGCGTCACGCATCCCGTACCGGAAGAAGTCACAACGAACCGACTGATTTTGGATATCGCCGCCAAGCGCTACTTGGTCTGCGACTCCAGCAAATTTGACGGTGTCTCGCTGCAGCATATTGCAGACTTGTCCTTTTTCGACGCCATCATTGCTGACGATAAGCTGCCTGAAAGCTACCGCACTTACTGCCAGCTTAACGGCATCACGATTCTATAATATTTTCTAAAACTTGATACTGCAGAAGGCAATTGACAGCAATCACATGCTGTCAATTGCCTTCTCTTTTTATGCCGCATTCCTCACAGACAGCCACTGTGCATCTCCCCGAGCCGCGTCTTTTCATCTCGTACAGACGCTTCTCTTTTTCTCTCCGAAACAAACTTTTCTCTTGTATACAAAAGATTTCTCTTGTTCTCTTGACTTTTCTCAGGTATTTCTATATCATTATTTTCAATTTAAAAGTTATGTTATTATATCCTCACATTTTAGATGCACAAGCTAATGATCTTTCTAGTCATTGGCTTCTTCTTTTTTATCGTCTCGTAGACTACATAACTTGTTGATTTTCTCTTGTTTATTAATTTCTTTTTACAAATCCTGAGCCACTCCAATTGTATGTTATTATAATTTCAAAACGATTCTCTTTCGATTTCACATAAAGGAGGCTTCCACATGCTCCCTCACCCTATATCGCAGCCAATGCTGCCTGACAGCATCTTAGACGGCTTTCCCTGCCCTATTATCAAAATTGACCGAGACTTTCGCTTGCTGTATCACAATCCTGCAGCCTGCCGCTTACACGGTCCTGTACCGGAAACAACGCCGACGCCGCGTTGCTATGAATGGCTCAAGTTAAGCCAGCGCTGTCCGCACTGTCCTGTGGAACAGGCATTCCAAAACGGCCAGCCCTCTACGAATCAAAAGTGCTCTGTAACCTCAGACCATCGCCTGGTTCGCCTTGAACAAACGGCCATTCCCGTCTATGACGCCCAAGGAAACATTGAATATGTTTTAGAAATTGACCTGGATACTACGCCGTTAATGACGCTCCAATGGGATTATGAAGTTGATTTTGTACAAACCATGTTCGCCTTTGCAGAGCTAATTGAAAAACGCGACATCTACACCGGACGCCATTCGGAAAATACCCGCGCCGTTGCGCTCGAACTGGGGCGCTCTCTTGGGCTGGACACAGCGCAATTGGACGATTTATCCACCATAGCGCTGCTTCATGATATCGGCAAAGTCGGCATCCCGGAAACCATCCTTCTGAAAAAAGGGCCTCTTAGCGCCGAAGAACGACAACAAATCGAAACGCACTCGCAACTCGGTCACGACGTGCTTTGCAAAATTAACCGTTTTCAAAAAATCGCCAACTGCATTCTCTGCCACCACGAATGGTTTAACGGGCAAGGCTATCCGGAGGGCCTGCAAGGCGAGGAAATCCCTTGGTTATCGCGTATTCTCAGCGTCGCCGACGTCTTTGAAGCTTTGACGGCGGACCGCATTTACCGTCCGGCTCTTCCCCGCGAAAAAGCGCTAGAGATCATCAATAACGGCAGCGGCAGCCAATTCGATCCGCAGGTAGTTGACGCCTTACTGCAGCTTAACGCAGAAAGCCCTTGAAATTAACGTTCCTCGGAAAACCATGGGAACCTCTGGTTTAATGAGCACGCCAAGCAAAGAGAGAACTTTTTTCGCCAGACAAGAAAGAAAACGCAGGCATAGCGGCGCTATGCCGAGGCTTTCTGACGATGTATGACGGAAAAAGAGCCTCTTTGATGGGAGTTGCGCATAAAGCAGTGGTTCCTAAAGAGAAAAAGGGAGGCACTACATAATGAATCGTTTTCCTCTCGTAGCCCAAATTGTCGGCATCATTGTTTTGATTGTGGCATTGATGACTGGCGTTGTAAGCTACACCTATTATCATCTCCGCGCCGTGGGCGCCGAAGCACAGCAAGTCATTGAAACCGACGCGATGGACATGGTGTTGGCAAAAGACGCCCACACCCAATTTACCAGGGCGCTTTTAGACATGCGGGGCTTTTTGACCTATGCTGACGGCATGGATACCTATGAAAAAGGCTATCGCGCCAACATCCAGACAAGCTACCAAATCATGACCGACTACACCTCGAAGGTGCAAAATCCCGCCCTGCACAGTAAAGGGGCGGAAGTGCAAAAGCTGATTGGCGATTATCTCAAACTAGGCAACCAAGTCATTGCCGCCAAACGCAGCAACGCAGCGAATATGACGCAATTAACAACGCAAGGTCGAAATCTGGTGGCTGCCATCGACAAAGGCTTTGTAGACTTGTCGGAAGTCCAAAAGAAAGAACTTCTGACCCAAACAGCCGCTATGAAGAGCGACGTCCAAGCCCGTTCCAACAATGCTCTTTTAGTCACTGCTGTCATTCTTCTATTTTCTTTGGCTCTCGGCATTTGGTACAGCCGCCAACTGGCAGCTCCCGTCAAGGAACTGCAACGCTTGATGGCGGAAGCCAGCAAAGGCAATCTGACCATCCGCTCGTCTAACCAGGCGGCTGATGAAATCGGCCAGCTTAGCCAATCCTTCAACACCATGATCGAAGGCCAGATGCGCATCGTCAAAGATGTTTCCACCAGCGCCGTCGAGCTTTCCGCCGCCTCCGAAGAACTGGCGGCTTCGTCAGAGCAGGTTTCCGGCGCTGCCAACAGCATTGCCAACGATATTCAGCAGGTAGCTTCCTCGATGAGCGACGCCGCCAAAACGAGTATGGAAACCTCGCAGGTGCTTGTAGAATTATCCTCGCTCATTCAAATTGCCAAAGACAAAGCGCATTCGGCCAGCGACAAATCGGAAATTACCATGGCCACCGCCAAAGACGGCAAGGATACCATCAACAACGCCATGCAAAGCATGAACACGATTCATGCCAAAACCATCGAAGCCGAACGGGTCATTACGCTGCTCAACGATTATTCCCAGCAAATCGGCAGCATCAATGAAACCATTACTAGCATCGCCAAGCAAACGAATCTGTTAGCTCTGAATGCCGCTATCGAAGCGGCGCGAGCCGGCGAATCCGGTCGCGGTTTTGCTGTTGTCGCCGAAGAGGTTCGCAAACTGGCGGAACAATCCAATACGGAAGCGGATAATATTTCTCACCTCATTACTAAAATCACCGACAATACGCAAAATGCCGTTTTCGCCATGAAACAAAGCCTGCAGGAAGTGGAAACCGGCGTTACCGCCGTGACCGCAGCGGAACAGTCTTTGGAGCACATCATGGCCGCCGTCATCGAGACAGTGGAAGACGTCGACGGCATTGCCAAAATTACCAACGCGGAAATCGCTTCGTCCGATAAAATCATTCAACTTATTGAAAACGTCGCTAATGACATCGAAAGCACGGAACGAGAAACGCAGTCCGTTGCCGCCGCCATCCAGGAAGTTACAGCTACTGTCGAAACCATCGCCTCCACTTCGGAGGAAACCAGCGCTATGTCCCAAAGTCTTCAAAACAACATTATCGTTTTCCAGATTTAATTTAATAGTGAAAGGAAGATTCCCGCCATGGAACATACCTTAACAACCAACGGAAATCAAGCCATTCTCTCTTTAACCGGCAAGCTATACGTACATGACGCCGGCATTATTCGCGACGCCATGATCGAAAAAATCGAGACCGGTCACCATCACCTGACAATGAACCTAGCTGGCGTGACCTACATCGACAGCTCCGGTCTGGGCGTGCTGGTCACGTTGCACAAAATGACCCAGGAAAAAAACGGCTCTCTTACCTTAATAGGCGTCCAGGGCATGGTCAAAGAACTGTTGCAGCGCACTCGTCTGGATAAGGTGCTGCATCTGGAAAGCTAAGCAGCTGATACTGGCTTCACACTTTCTCACACAAAAGGAGTCCTTGTTCATGAACCACGGAGAGCTTAGCCCGTTGCAGGTCATCTTTCAGCACATGCCAACCCTAGCTTGGATGAAAGATAGAGAAGGGCGCTTTTTAGAAGTCAATACCGCCTTTACCCGCTTCTGCCACAAAAGCCCTGCTGAAATTTTAGGCAAAACCGTTCACGACATTATGCCCGCTTTTTTAAGCACTGTCTATGAATCGCTGGATACGGCGGTCCTGCAATCACGCATGCCCCAAAGCCGGGATCATATATATCGGGAAAATCGCGCCGGCAGCAATTGGTTTGACACCCAAATCATTCCTATCTTCCATCGAAACGGCAGCCTTTGCGGCACCATCGGTTTTTCCCGTAAAATCTCCCGACGCAAGCAATTGGAGCTAAAGCTGGAAAATCAACAGCAATTTTTACGAACCATGATGGACAGTATCCCGGATATTCTTGTCTTCAAAGACCTGCAGTGTCAGGTTCTGGGCTGTAATAAATCTTGCCGCGAATTATTGTACGGTGTTGAACAGGAACAAGACGTTATTGGCAAAACTAGCTGGGACATCCTGAAAGATACCCAACTGGCGGAAAACTGCCTTAAGAAAGACTATGAGGCGCTGCTGCTGAACCAGCCTGTCAAAGTAGAGGAGCAATATACCTTAGTCAACGGCAGCGTCATTGACGTGGAAACCTTGAAAACGCCCTACCACGACAAAGAAGGCTATGTTACCGGCTTGATCGCCATCTCCCGGGACATCACCGAACGCAAGCGCTATGAACAGGAGCTGCGCTGCCGCGAGCAGCAGACCTTGAAAGAACTGCACCTAGCCGCTCAAGTGCAGCAGGACACTTTGCCGGATGCCTTGTCCTTGCCGGAACTGCGTGTGAATACGCTCTTTTTGCCTTATCATACGGTAAGCGGTGATCTTTTTAACTACAAATGGTTCGCCCCGGAAAAAACGCTGCGCGGCTACATGGTCGACGTCAGCGGCCATGGCGTAGCTACGGCTCTGCAGACGGCTTCTTTGAAAATGCTGCTAGACACGCGTCTGCTTACTGGTGAAAGCATCACCGAGGACCATTTTGAGCTCATTAACCAACGCATTAAGCAATATCTTCATGAAGACGCCTTCGCTGGCATCGCCTACTTCGAATTTGATCTGCAAAAATCGCTGCTTACCTTTATTTCCGGCGGAATTAATTTCTATCTTGCCGCCAATGAAAGCCGCTGCTCTTTAATTCCCGTCAGCAGCCGTTTTCTAGGCATCTTTGACGACATTGACATGCAGACCGTCACTCGTCCTTTAAAAGCAGGCGAGGTCTACTGCATCATGAGCGACGGCGTTTCCGATTTAATGGAGCTTCATGGCTTACAAGCGCAACCTGGCTTATCCGGCTATACGCGCTGGCTTGAAACACTGTCGCAAAAGCCGGAACGCAGCGACGATTTCTCTGCGGTGGTTCTGGAGATTAATCAATTACCCGGTCAATTGCGCCTGCCTTGCATCCAGACGCAGCAAGATCTCTCTCGGGCGCAAACAGCGATTCATGAGTATGTAACAAGCTGCGCGCCGGAAGGAGAAGCCGCTTTCCTTGAAGTAGCCGCCAACGAAGCCTTGAACAACGGCTTTTTAGCGGGTCAACGCGTTTCTTTGCGTATGCGCCGCTGCGGCAATCGCCTGAGTATACGCGTCAAAGACGACGGGCCTGGTTTTGACGCTCGCAGCCTCTTAAGCAAACTGCAAAACACCAGCCCGGAAGCTTGGTACGACGAGTTGGGTCTCCACGACCATGGCCGCGGTATTTTCTTGATGCATTCGGCCTGTGATCGCTTGGCTTACAACGCCAAAGGAAATGAAGTGCTGCTTCTGCGCAAATTCTCGACGCCGGCGCTTGAAAACAAGGAAGCCGAAACACAAAGCAATAGGGACCCAGAAAATACCAAAGGAGTTCTTTAAGGTTACGCTTTTCTATGAATCTTTCGGCCCGCTTAAGCGGGCTTTTATTTTTTGCCTACTTTTGTGTCGGTTTATTTCTGATTTTTGTCGTTTTATAGTATATTCGTGTTGACTTCAGAAAGTTCTGTCGTAAAATAAAATAAAGAGCTTCTTGAAGTTGTTTATTTTTACCTATTTATCGAAAAGCGGAACGCGCGCCGCTTTTCCTAAAAAACCACAGAGAATGGAGATATGTGGCTATGATGAACGACATGGAACGCTTGCACAATCTGAAGTATTTCGCCTTGGACATGGACGGCACTATTTATCTGGGACAAAAGCTGCTGCCAGGAGCCTTGGACTTCTTGCAGTACCTGAAGGACAGCGGGCGCAAGCATCTATTTTTGACCAACAATTCTTCAAAACACAAGCACAGCTATGTGGAAAAGCTGCAAAAGCTAGGCATCAACGCAACTGACAAAGAGGTCATGACCTCTGGTGAGGCGACCGCTCTCTACTTACAGGCTAAAAATATGAATCGAGTCTACCTTTTGGGAACGCCGGACCTGGAGGATGAATTTCGCCAGCATGGTCTGACGCTGACCTGCGACAAGCCTGCCTGCGTCGTCCTCGGCTTTGACCAAACGCTAACCTACGCCAAGCTCACCGAAGCCTGCCACCTGCTGCGAGAAGGGGTCCCTTTTATCGCCACGCATCCGGACATCAACTGTCCTACCAATGAGCGTTCCGGTTATCTTCCTGACACCGGCGCGATGCTCAAGCTCATTGAGGCATCTACCGGCGTAACGCCACAGCTCATTATCGGTAAACCCCACCAAGAAATCATTAATGTCCTCATGTCCGCCTTGCATTGCACCAGAGAAGAAACCGCCATGGTCGGCGACCGTCTCTATACGGATATTCAGCTGGCTACCAACAGCGGCATCTGCGGTGTTCTCGTCCTCAGCGGCGAATCCACCCGCAGCGACATAGCCGCCAGCAGCGCTAAACCGACTTTCGTCTTTGAAAATGTCGGCGACCTAGCCAACGCCTTGCGTACGGCCGATGCCGCGTTGGGTAAAACGCCTGTGCTAGTATAAGAAATACGGAACAAGAATCGTACCGAGATTACAAGCAGACGCCGCGGTCTTTAAGACGGGCGTCTTTTGCTTTTTCAGCAGGAACCTCTCATTCCGCAGCGAAATAGAAATTACTGGACACCGCAGTTTACCGTGAAAGGAGTCAAAACTAAAATGAATCATCGTTTTTCCTGCAAGACCGCTTCTCTCGTTCTTGCTTTGTTCTTATGGCTGCCCGCTTTGGTCTGGGCCGCACCGGTCAAAAATGTGATTGTCTTGATGACCGACGGCACCGGCACAACCCATACCACACTCACTCGCTGGTACCTGGGCGGTCAGCTTCTGCCGCAAGACCCGTACGTAGTCGGAGCCGTGCGCACCTTCGGGGCTGATTCAATTATTACTGATTCCGCACCGGCCGCCAGCGCCTTTGCCACCGGCCATAAAACCGATGACAAATTCATCAGCGTCTTGCCGCCCAAAAGCACGATTCCCGGCGTAGAGGCAACACCGCTAGCTAAGCAGTATAAACCGGTGGCCACGGTTTTAGAAGGCGCCAAGCTCCAAGGTAAAGCCGTCGGCCTTGTAGCCACTTCCAACATCCAGCACGCCAGTCCGGCCGCCTTTTCGGCACATTGGCCCGACCGCAGCAATTACGAAGAAATCGGCAAACAACAAGTCTATTTGGATATTGATGTTGTCCTTTCCGGCGGCAGCCAGTATCTGCTGCCCCAAACCGCCGGCGGCAGCCGCAAAGACGGCGTTAATTTATTTGACGTGCTGAAACAGCGAGGCTACGCCATTGCCGCCACCGAAAAGGAAATGCAGGCCGCCAAAAGCCCTCGCCTTTGGGGTCTTTTTGCGCCAAATGATTTAGACTACGACATGGACCGCAAAACCTTGCATCCGGAGCAGCCTTCCTTAGCGGAAATGACCGCCAAAGCCATTGAAACCCTTTCCCAAAATCCGAAAGGCTTTTTCCTTTTTGTAGAAGCCAGCAAGGTAGACTGGGCCTCCCATGCGAATGATCCCATCGGCGTCATCAGCGACTCCGTCGCCTACGCCAACGCCATCCGCACAGCGCTGGACTTTGCCAAAAAGGACGGTCAAACGCTGGTGCTCTGCTTTGCTGACCACAGCAACGGCGGCCTAGCCATTGGCAGCAAGAAAAGCGACAAGGGCTATGATCACATGCCTTATGAAAACC
This region of Anaeromusa acidaminophila DSM 3853 genomic DNA includes:
- a CDS encoding SpoIIE family protein phosphatase — encoded protein: MNHGELSPLQVIFQHMPTLAWMKDREGRFLEVNTAFTRFCHKSPAEILGKTVHDIMPAFLSTVYESLDTAVLQSRMPQSRDHIYRENRAGSNWFDTQIIPIFHRNGSLCGTIGFSRKISRRKQLELKLENQQQFLRTMMDSIPDILVFKDLQCQVLGCNKSCRELLYGVEQEQDVIGKTSWDILKDTQLAENCLKKDYEALLLNQPVKVEEQYTLVNGSVIDVETLKTPYHDKEGYVTGLIAISRDITERKRYEQELRCREQQTLKELHLAAQVQQDTLPDALSLPELRVNTLFLPYHTVSGDLFNYKWFAPEKTLRGYMVDVSGHGVATALQTASLKMLLDTRLLTGESITEDHFELINQRIKQYLHEDAFAGIAYFEFDLQKSLLTFISGGINFYLAANESRCSLIPVSSRFLGIFDDIDMQTVTRPLKAGEVYCIMSDGVSDLMELHGLQAQPGLSGYTRWLETLSQKPERSDDFSAVVLEINQLPGQLRLPCIQTQQDLSRAQTAIHEYVTSCAPEGEAAFLEVAANEALNNGFLAGQRVSLRMRRCGNRLSIRVKDDGPGFDARSLLSKLQNTSPEAWYDELGLHDHGRGIFLMHSACDRLAYNAKGNEVLLLRKFSTPALENKEAETQSNRDPENTKGVL
- a CDS encoding HAD-IIA family hydrolase, translated to MMNDMERLHNLKYFALDMDGTIYLGQKLLPGALDFLQYLKDSGRKHLFLTNNSSKHKHSYVEKLQKLGINATDKEVMTSGEATALYLQAKNMNRVYLLGTPDLEDEFRQHGLTLTCDKPACVVLGFDQTLTYAKLTEACHLLREGVPFIATHPDINCPTNERSGYLPDTGAMLKLIEASTGVTPQLIIGKPHQEIINVLMSALHCTREETAMVGDRLYTDIQLATNSGICGVLVLSGESTRSDIAASSAKPTFVFENVGDLANALRTADAALGKTPVLV
- a CDS encoding alkaline phosphatase; this translates as MNHRFSCKTASLVLALFLWLPALVWAAPVKNVIVLMTDGTGTTHTTLTRWYLGGQLLPQDPYVVGAVRTFGADSIITDSAPAASAFATGHKTDDKFISVLPPKSTIPGVEATPLAKQYKPVATVLEGAKLQGKAVGLVATSNIQHASPAAFSAHWPDRSNYEEIGKQQVYLDIDVVLSGGSQYLLPQTAGGSRKDGVNLFDVLKQRGYAIAATEKEMQAAKSPRLWGLFAPNDLDYDMDRKTLHPEQPSLAEMTAKAIETLSQNPKGFFLFVEASKVDWASHANDPIGVISDSVAYANAIRTALDFAKKDGQTLVLCFADHSNGGLAIGSKKSDKGYDHMPYENLVAPLRRATLTAEGVATLLNGDRSTASLREYIQRYYGVDDLNDEEIARLQQAPGIRFNTVLGHILSERSILAWTTTGHTGEDVMLYAYGPNKPSGLIDNTRLATLCAESMGFNLDEVDQRLYVEATSLFAPLGAAISLETDATADPVLVIRRGAKEARLPCSTDLLLYGGKTYRLDGITIHAPNTGRTYVSRQAAELLEKQGF